TACCTTTATTAGGGTTCTCTTTCAAAGACGCCATAGTTCTGATAATGCCCGGGCGCTTTACCTCGTAGTAACCTTTGTAATTCACATGCTTGTTAGCCATTAGGATCGGCGGATTAAAATCTGGACCGCCCCCGTTACGAGAGTGGCCGTTGTACAATACCACGTCCGCCACTTTCAAACCGTTAAAGAAGTTGTCCTCAGACTGCAACGTCAAGAAGTTCTGACGAGCTGCTTGAGAACCTTTGTTATCAACAAATGACGGCGTTGCTGACGCCTGAGTCAGGGTCAAACGCACCAGAGTTTTCTTACCGTGAAGATCCACGTACTTTTGCAAAACCACTTTACCCTGTTTTGGGTCGCCGCTTTCATCAAAACCGCACGCTCGCAAGCTGCGGTTCCAGCAACGAGTCGTCAGCTCTTTACGAAGAGCATTGAATGTTTCGATATCGAGACTTGGAGAAAGACCATAGTTGATCCCGTTCCAGGTTCTCTCTTCACCCGTTGAATCGTCGAAATAGCCAAGAGCATAACGAATGTCGATCACACCCTTGTTCATCGCATTTGCGTAGACGCTTTCACATTTCGCCGCGCCTTCTTTTGGCGAGTTGTTATCAACGACTTTCAAATAATCGCTGATCAGCCTTGGCATCCAATAGCCATAACCATAAACGCCGCTACCATCATCTGCATTCGCAACAGAAACTACTAAAAGTGCAAAGAAAATCCACCATGTCGTCTTCATAAACCTACCTACTGATACCGATTCAACATTTTCTTTTGTTCATTGATAATCCAAGAAGCAAACGGAGCGACCTTCGTTGCTTGAGAAACTCCACGGCAAAGCTGTCTGCCATTCGGAAGAAGGTCTCCGATCGCCGCCGAGTTCACGCCGATCACCTTCAGCACACTTCCCTTGTTGTAAAACTCAGGCCCACCGGAATCGCCCTGGCAAACAAAGTTTTTAGAAGTTGGTGCAATAAAATATCTGTCTGGAGTTTGATTGTAAGTCGCATTCACACGCATCACGCCACGACGAAGATAGCCTCCACCGCCTGAGCCGTAATCACCTGGCGTGCCGGTGTAGTCGTACAAGCGGCCATAGCCATAGACGTAGACATCCGCGTTTGAATAATCAGCCGCGACGTCGGAATCGATACTGACCGGTGCAAAACCTTGCGGCAGGTCTCCACTGAACATTGCAATCGCGATGTCATGATCGTAAAGACGCGGTTTTCTCTGAAGCGTGTTGTAGTCAGGATGGCTTTTTGTCGCAACTCCTGGACGAGAAATGCGCGTGCCGAAATCAACGACCTGGGTGCTAAATACGACGTTGAAGCTCTTTACATCAGGAATAAGGTCTGAATCAAAACAGTGAGCAGCTGTGAGTACGATGTTTTTAGCAATGAGTGTGGCTGTGCAGTAAGACTGGCGCATGCCATTTTTTTTGAGGAACTCAAGATACACAACACTGCGAGATGCCGGCGTTGTGCGCGTTGAAATCATTGTCCCATCAAGAATTGCGGACTCCTGAACGGATGTTACTTCATTTTTGAAAGAAGATTCTGGCGCACAAGCCACGCAAACAAGCAAGCTCGACAATAGAATCCGCTGGATCGATTTCACTGGCATTTCCCCTATGACAAAGCGGTGGGATTTAAGCCCAAGTTTCGTCAAAAGGGACCTTGTTTGTCACCGCGTTGTAATTTATTCCAGTCCTTTTCGTTCCGCTTCACATAGGCAACAAATTAGCGGGGTTTGACTAAATCGACACCACTCCCTCGCAGGCCCTCGACAGCCTTCCCCTAGCATTTTCTCATTCCATAGGAGGATTTATGAAGCTGCTTATTACCGCCCTGTTGGTGATGCTGGGCCTTGGCTATATCGCTGAGGCCAATGAATACTACGATCAAGAACTGCAACCCATGTATCGTAGTTGCAATTCGAAGTATCTGCGCCATCCAGAGACTTGCTGGAGTGATACAAAGGAATGTCCTCCGGGCTGGGATGGACAAGCCAGCTACTGCTGGAGCCGCACGAAAGGAAAATTCTATCGCTGCGGAACTGTGTGTGAATCGATTTATCGCGGCAGCGGTGGACACTGACGGATCACTTTAAGTGGTTCGTTGTCTTCGGCAACAGAAAAGATTTGTCAAAACACGCATTACCGAAGTGTCACGTGAGTTCAATCACTGCCAAACATTAAAACTTATTTCACGACAACAAATCCATAAGGAGGATTGGAATGAAAAAGTTTTTAGCGTCTGCATTGATGGTAATGTTCGCCACTTCGGCTCTAGCAGCAGAGACTGCTTATGTATTGGTACCCCTGCGCGTAGGTGCAGGCCAAGAGTACGTTGATCCATGTCCGGGGAATGCCCCAGTACCTGCAAACGGTATGTGCGGTGACGGTCGTACCTGCCCTATGGGTTATGAGCCTACGACAAAAATGTGTTGGGACGGTCACTGGTTCAGTGAGTGTGGCATCACATGTAAAAACATGCATCTTTGGGACGGCAACTAAGAAATAAAAAAGGCTTCGTAAGAATTTACGAAGCCTTTTTAGTTTTTTTATTTTGGAAGTGAGAGCTGGGCATAGTCCAGTTGAGCTTCGCTGCCCTTCGGGTCGGCCCGCCGGGCCTCCACCTCCTGCCTGTAGGGCACTACCAGCCCAAAACGTAACCGAAAATCAGAGGAGCAACGATCGTCGCATCTGATTCTACGATGTAGCTTGGAGTTGTTGGAGCGAGTTTACCCCAAGTGATTTTCTCATTTGGAATCGCACCTGAGTAGGAGCCGTAAGAAGTTGTCGAGTCAGAGATCTGAGCGAAGTAGCTCCACAATGGAACATCTTCATGACCCAAATCTTGCTCAAGCATCGGCACTACGCAGATTGGGAAGTCACCCGCGATACCACCACCGATTTGGAAGAAGCCCACTGGGTTCTTTTTAGAAGCGCCCATGTACCACTCAGCCCAAGTCTTCATGTACTCGATACCACCTTTAACAGTGGTTGATTTTTTGATGTCGCCTTTAATGCAGTGACCGGCAAAGATATTGCCCAAAGTAGAGTCTTCCCAGCCCGGAACAACCATTGGAAGATTTTTTTCAGCAGCCGCCAACAACCAAGAATTTTTTGGATCGATTTGGTAGTACTGGTTCAATTTGCCAGAGAGAAGAATTTTGTACATGAACTCGTGCGGGAAGTAAGACTCCCCTTTTTTATCAGCCTCTTGCCAGTATTCCAAAACAACGTTCTCGATACGGCGGATAGCTTCTTCTTCAGGAATGCAAGTGTCCGTTACACGGTTCAAATGCTTTTCCAAAAGTTTTTGCTCATCTTGTGGAGTCAAATCACGGTAGTTCGGGATGCGAACGTAGTGATCGTGAGCCACCAAGTTGAATACGTCTTCTTCAAGGTTTGCACCTGTGCAAGAGATCGCGTGAACTTTACCTTGGCGGATCATTTCAGCAAGGCTTAAACCCAACTCAGCAGTCGACATCGCGCCCGCCAAAGTCACAAGCATCTGACCTTTATTGTCGATATGCTTTTTGTAACCAACAGCAGCGTCTTTCAAAGCCGCAGCGTTGAAGTGGCGATAGTGGTGATCAATAAACTTGGTAATAACTCCATTGGTATTCATAGCTTAGCCCTCTTTTTTTGAAGCCCTAAGTCATACCAGAACCAAAGCTAAAGACAAGCCCTAGTTTTAGGCAAAAGGCCCCGTCTCGGTTTGAGACGTCTAAAATTCCAGCACGCGGATGACAATCCTCGCTTGAGCATTCCCCATTCCTATTTAAATCCGCAGAGATACAGGCACGGGCTCTGCACTTCAAGAAGCTGATGTTTATGCGAAAGCTTTCACTCTTTAGCTTTATTTCTTTCTTCGTTTTGGTGGCCTGCCAGAGCACGGGACCGATGGCGGCTCCGGAATGTGTTGCAGGCTTCGTGAAAACCGCGAGTGGCTGCCGCTCCGTGAAATCGCTTTCAAGCGATGAACTCTATGAAGCCAACTCGCGCCTGTCTTCGCAAATTGAAGCCAGCGAAGCCGATCTCGCCACCCGTATTGAAACGAAAAAAATGATCGATAAAATGAAAGAAACTGAAGCGGCCAACCGCCGCGCTCAAATGGCGGAAGCACGCATGACTTCGGAAGGCACAGCCGCCACCGGCAGCAACTACTCTCGCACTCAGGCTCCCGTTGGCTTCTTGGATGAAAGAACGACTCCTTCTGCGCCACGAGTGACCGAAAAAGCCGCCCTTCGCAATGAGCTCAAAGAAAGCTTCGCCAGCGAGCTTCGCAGTAAAAATAACCAGCCCGGCAGCTCCCTCCGCGCCAACGGCTTTCAGTAAGAACTTGTCCACGTTTTAAGACAGATTCTCTTAATTTTAAGAAAAATCCGCGCCTTTCAGCGCTCAGATGCAACTCCTGCGATTTGAGGCTGGCAATGTCTTTGCTGTAATGGCTCCCCGAACAATCACACTTTGGGGAGAATCCAATGAAAATGAATTTTTTTGTCCTACTATCTTTGCTCGGGCTTGCGGCCTGCACGACTAATTCTGTAAAAATGAGTCCCGAGGAAACGCAGTCCTTCTTTGCCGTGAATACGGAGCTCGCCGAGGCTCGCGACGACGGCATGAAGGTGCGCGCGCAGTATTGCGATAACAACACCGGCCCTTGCTGGAAGATTGAGTGCACCGGTGAAAACTGCTGGAAAACCGCACTCGAAACACCGCCCGAGGAGCTTGTAAAAAAGCCAACGGAGAATCCAGAAGTTTCTCGCTCCAAATGTGAATCCAAAACAGAATCTGCCGCTGTTCGCAGAACCAGCTGCTACAACTATGTCTCTTATTTGAGTGAGCGTAGCTCTGTTGCCCGCATTAATGAATCTCTGCGAATTTTAAAAACCATGTGCGATTTCAATGGTGTCGCTTGTAAATTAAACTATGGTAAATTCGGCAGTGGCGTTTTGAAAACCGGCGATTCACGGGCTCATATCAAATCTGGCCAACTTAAAATCTACACCTATGCCAGAACGAAGACCGTCGACATCTATGATTATACGATTTTGGAAGAAGAGATTTAGCGCTTGAAACAGAAAGGGCCTTTGCTATATTGGTCCGTAACAGCCAACCGTGGGGTGGAACTATGAAAAACCTTCTATTGTTATCTTTAGTTGTTTTAACTTCAGCTTGTGGCATCCGCAAAGCCAGTGACGAAGTCAAAGAACGTGTTGCGGCTGAAAAGGCCAGCGGCGCCTGGGATCGTCGTCCTGAAGTGGCTCTGAACAACAAGCTTATCTACAAACAAGTTGGCTCTTGTGAAACGAATAACTTGGCATTTAACGGGGTCACAGTTGTCGTGCCTGCAACCCAAGCAAAACCTGCGTACTTGGTGAATATTTATCTGAATGCCGATCACTCTTACAAAGCTCTTTGGTTTGCGGCCCTTTCTGATCAACCAGGTCACTGGGACACCAGCAACCCAACGACAACAGATGGCGCTTGGAACGTGACAACAACTTGGAGTGTGATGATCCGTAAACTGGGAACTGCTCAGTTTGATGCGAACATGGATAAAGGCACTGTGACTTTTGAAGCTGCCAGTGTCGCAAGCTTGACGGACGCTCCGACGGCGCCGATCACGATCGAAAATCAGCACAACAATATCGTCGGCCGTTCAGCAGACGATATCTGTAAAGGAAACTAAATCTGGAAACAGACTTTAGATTTTTGAATTAAGGGCCGACTTGTTCGGCCTTTTTCTTTTGGGCCTCAAGGTAGTGATGGCGATAGCCATGAATCACAACACCAATTCCCACCATGATCACGATACTGACGCCGCCGAAGAAGATGATGAGACTCATGCCTTCACCACTTCTTGAACAATCCACGACGCGATATTAAGACCGAAAGCTCCCGTTACGAAGCTCGCCGTTCCCCAGATCACATTGCGATGTTCACAGCTGTGCAAGTTGTTTTGATTTTGCGGGCAAACGCATTTGAAACCTTCGCCATTGTCGTACTTAAGCTCAACGGGCTGGATGGGCTCTTCGTCAGAGAACACGCACGGAATGCCGAAGCCACCTTTTGAAGGCCAGTCGTATTTTTGACGGAGAATCTTACGCAACTGTTGCGCCATGGGATCGCCGTAAGTGTCTGCAAGGTCCGCGCGTTTGATCTGCATTGGATCAAGGCGTGCCGCAGCTCCCGCACTCGTGATCACTTTCAAATTCTGTGTACGGCAAGTATTGAGCAAATGAGCTTTCGCCGTCAGGTTATCAATCGCATCCACGATGATGTCCGGCTGACGTGAAAGAATCGCTTCAGAGTTTTCCGCATTGTAGAACATCGGCATCACGTCCACAGTCATCTGCGGATTGATCTTGCGAAGACGCTCGCCCATGACTTCGGCTTTCTTTTTGCCGACCATGCCTTGGATGGCATGCAACTGACGATTGGCGTTCGTGATGCAAACTTCATCGAAATCTACGAGCGTGATTTTACCCACGCCAGACCGAGCCAACGCTTCCGCAGCCCATGAACCCACGCCGCCGATACCGATGATCATCACGTGGGACTTAAAGAGCTTCAGCATTGCATCGTCGCCCACAAGGCGCCCCATGCGGTCGAAACGACGGTGCAATACGTATTTGGTTTCTTCCGGTTGAACAGGGTTCAGGGTCTCAGTTTGTGTGTTCGTTTCCATCATATTCAGTTTCCACGTTCGTCCGCCGGTAGGCGGAACACTCTCTTAAAGTTTTGTGTAGCGATTTCCAGCACTTCGGTGCTGGGCATTTCACGAATCTCAGCGATTTTGCCAGCAACATCCCACAAAGAGGCCGGTTGGTTCAAGCTTTGTTTGAACCGTGGCGGTGGCTGATCGGGAGAGTCGCTCTCAAGCAGTAAAAATTCCAGGGGCATCTGCTTGATCACCTCGTGAAGTTTTTCATTCTGGGCCCAAACCACCGGCCCGCCAATAGATAAACACAAGCCCCTTTTCAGGAAATCCTGAGCCTTGCCCCAGCTGCCATTAAACGAATGAACGAGGCCTTTGGACGCCGGAATGCCCCACACATCCATGATTTTAAGGCTCTCCTCGTGGGCCTGCACCAGGTGCAAAACCATCGGTTTTTGTGTGGCCTCGGCGAGTTCTAATTGCTGCTCAAACACGCTGATTTGGCGGACTTTAGAGTCCTTCATAATATGCGGGCGAAAATCCAGGCCGAGCTCTCCGATCCCCAGAGCCTCGGGTAGGATCGGCGCGAGCTGATCCAGGGCGATCTCGCAAAGCTCTTCATCGTGGGCGGCCACCCAGTAAGGGTGAAGGCCAAAGCACAGGCCGAGCTTATTCGGATATTTCTTAGCGAGGTCACGCTGGCGTTGCCAGTCCTCGGGGCCGACTCCGCCTTGCATGAAGAATTTAATCCCTAGACTTTCGGCTTCGCGAATCACTTCGTCCAGCGAGTTTTCTAGGCGCGGGTCCGCTAAATGGCAATGGGCATCGATCCACTGGTTGTTAGTCATGTTCAAAAAATTACCACAATTCCCGACTCATACAATCTTTGATGCTACCGATAAGATTCCAATAGAAAGCTTTGTATTTGTTTTCACGGAGAGAAAATGAAAAAAGACAAAATCCAGCTTGGTTACGAAATCGTTGTTGAAAAAGGCCCTATCGCGAAGCCGACAAAACTCGAGTTCTGGAAGAATCCAACAAGCCACGAAAAGTGGACACAGACAGCACCGTTTAAATACATGGCGGATGCGCTTGTGGGACTTTCTCTCTTTAAAATGAATGACTTTCTAAAAAGCCCGCTCATGTGCCCAGAGTTGAATTACAACTTCTGTGCCGAAGCTTGGCGTGCTCTCGATCCTCATTATGAACTTTTCCAGCGCACGACGGCTCGTGTGAATTCTCTGAAAGATCAAGCTCCGAAAGCCGACCCGAAACTCGTGGCTGCTTTGGAAAATTCTTTGACAGAAATTATCACGAATGCGCAAAAGCCATGGGGCTTGGATTTGAAAGAGCTTTTTGCAATGAACGATGCGATTGCTCATTTTGAAAACAAATCCGGCACGCATTTGATCTATAACTTCGGTCTGCACTTCTCTAAAGGCTTGAACGAAAAGCTTTTGCAGATTTTCTCTTGCTTGTTCCATTTGCGCTCACTGATTGCTTTGGACTACAACGCTCACACTCACGATGCGACGTTTGAAGCCGTGAAAGTGGATGCGATTTCAGATTATCTTCACAAGCCTGACTATGTTGTTCACGATGCTTTGTTGTATTTGAACTTTAAACGTTTAAGCCAGCCGTTTGCGGCGCAGAAGAACGACACCCGCATTGATAAGCTCTTGGTTGCACCAATGCAGAAAGCGTTTGAGCAATACACTCACAATGCTTACTTCCTCGTTGAGCAACTGCCTAAGAGCTTCTTGACGTCTTTAAATCACTCCGAGCTCGAAGATGCTCTGTATATGGTACAAACTGACTGGTTGCTCGGCTCAGAAGCTGGTGTCCTCTTTAAGATCCGCGAAGAACTCTTTGGCTTGGAATATGGCTATGAGAAGATCTTCTGGCACGACCTTGAAAAGCGCCCGACTTTCAAGGCTGGCAATTTGAGCATCTGCTGCGAAGTGGATGATTCTGATATCTTCGGTGGCACTTCGGCTGCTTAAGTGAGCTTTGCTGGCTCCGCACTTCTTTCTACATCCTGAGAATCGAGGGTGGGCTTCGCCTCCCTTCGGGTCCGCCTCGAGCTCCGCTTCCTGCCGGCCGTCCAGGCCGTCAGGTTCCCGTAACGAAGACATTCTTACTTGTTCAGTACTTGCAGCTAAGTCTTCATTCCCAAAGTCAATTCCGAAAAGCGACCTGGTACCTTTTAGTGGCTCTCTTGTTGTTCTTCTTTGATGAAGTAGTTTTTGATTTTCTTTGCGAGGAAGGCGATCAGCAGGATTCCGATGATGCCTGCGAGAACCATCTTGAATTGGTGCAGGCGCTTGATGATGGGTTCGCCGTAGATTGCGAGCAAATAAATTTGCGTTGGGACGCTGATCAGAACCGCAATACCGTCAATCAGCGCAAACTTCCAGATCGGGAAATGCATCATACCGCAAGCTAAGTGCCCCGGGAAACGGATGCCCGGAGTAAAACGGAAAATCCCGCAGGCCCATGAACCGTATTTCTTTGTCCAGGTTTCAACCTTGCCCATCATTTCTGGAGAAA
The sequence above is drawn from the Bdellovibrionales bacterium genome and encodes:
- a CDS encoding DedA family protein translates to MMLMSAIGLPLPEEVTLVSIGVLAFMGSNPQHFPPPYEGAPVVNMHTAAIVAVIAVFGADFLIYMIGRIWGRKVLQKPFMQKIISPEMMGKVETWTKKYGSWACGIFRFTPGIRFPGHLACGMMHFPIWKFALIDGIAVLISVPTQIYLLAIYGEPIIKRLHQFKMVLAGIIGILLIAFLAKKIKNYFIKEEQQESH
- a CDS encoding tRNA threonylcarbamoyladenosine dehydratase translates to METNTQTETLNPVQPEETKYVLHRRFDRMGRLVGDDAMLKLFKSHVMIIGIGGVGSWAAEALARSGVGKITLVDFDEVCITNANRQLHAIQGMVGKKKAEVMGERLRKINPQMTVDVMPMFYNAENSEAILSRQPDIIVDAIDNLTAKAHLLNTCRTQNLKVITSAGAAARLDPMQIKRADLADTYGDPMAQQLRKILRQKYDWPSKGGFGIPCVFSDEEPIQPVELKYDNGEGFKCVCPQNQNNLHSCEHRNVIWGTASFVTGAFGLNIASWIVQEVVKA
- a CDS encoding deoxyhypusine synthase family protein, producing the protein MNTNGVITKFIDHHYRHFNAAALKDAAVGYKKHIDNKGQMLVTLAGAMSTAELGLSLAEMIRQGKVHAISCTGANLEEDVFNLVAHDHYVRIPNYRDLTPQDEQKLLEKHLNRVTDTCIPEEEAIRRIENVVLEYWQEADKKGESYFPHEFMYKILLSGKLNQYYQIDPKNSWLLAAAEKNLPMVVPGWEDSTLGNIFAGHCIKGDIKKSTTVKGGIEYMKTWAEWYMGASKKNPVGFFQIGGGIAGDFPICVVPMLEQDLGHEDVPLWSYFAQISDSTTSYGSYSGAIPNEKITWGKLAPTTPSYIVESDATIVAPLIFGYVLGW
- a CDS encoding TatD family hydrolase, whose protein sequence is MTNNQWIDAHCHLADPRLENSLDEVIREAESLGIKFFMQGGVGPEDWQRQRDLAKKYPNKLGLCFGLHPYWVAAHDEELCEIALDQLAPILPEALGIGELGLDFRPHIMKDSKVRQISVFEQQLELAEATQKPMVLHLVQAHEESLKIMDVWGIPASKGLVHSFNGSWGKAQDFLKRGLCLSIGGPVVWAQNEKLHEVIKQMPLEFLLLESDSPDQPPPRFKQSLNQPASLWDVAGKIAEIREMPSTEVLEIATQNFKRVFRLPADERGN
- a CDS encoding trypsin-like serine protease is translated as MPVKSIQRILLSSLLVCVACAPESSFKNEVTSVQESAILDGTMISTRTTPASRSVVYLEFLKKNGMRQSYCTATLIAKNIVLTAAHCFDSDLIPDVKSFNVVFSTQVVDFGTRISRPGVATKSHPDYNTLQRKPRLYDHDIAIAMFSGDLPQGFAPVSIDSDVAADYSNADVYVYGYGRLYDYTGTPGDYGSGGGGYLRRGVMRVNATYNQTPDRYFIAPTSKNFVCQGDSGGPEFYNKGSVLKVIGVNSAAIGDLLPNGRQLCRGVSQATKVAPFASWIINEQKKMLNRYQ